From Sphingomonas bisphenolicum, one genomic window encodes:
- a CDS encoding HpcH/HpaI aldolase/citrate lyase family protein, with protein sequence MLLRHARSLLFLPASNARAIVKARTLPCDMVILDLEDAVADDAKEEARAGAIAALGEGFGGRIGAVRINVAGTRWHGAEMVAVKASAADYVVLPKVETARQVKDVFSVCQKPVIAMIESARGVLAAAEIAAGEGCAALFMGNNDLRKDLGIPAGAGREGLSHAMQAVVLAARAAGIAVFDGVFNRLEDEAGLEAECAQGHALGFDGKTLIHPSQVPVANQVFGPDMQAVADARRLIEAATGGAERYEGRMIETMHVEEARALIARAEAVGE encoded by the coding sequence TCCAACGCGCGCGCCATCGTAAAGGCGCGGACATTGCCGTGCGACATGGTCATATTGGACCTGGAAGATGCGGTGGCGGACGACGCCAAGGAAGAGGCGCGGGCCGGCGCGATCGCGGCGCTGGGCGAAGGCTTTGGGGGGCGGATCGGCGCGGTGCGGATCAATGTCGCGGGAACGCGCTGGCATGGGGCGGAGATGGTGGCGGTCAAGGCATCGGCCGCGGACTATGTCGTGCTGCCCAAGGTGGAGACGGCGCGGCAGGTGAAGGATGTGTTCAGCGTCTGCCAGAAGCCGGTGATCGCGATGATCGAAAGCGCGCGCGGCGTGCTGGCGGCGGCGGAGATCGCGGCGGGCGAGGGCTGCGCGGCGCTGTTCATGGGCAATAATGATTTGCGCAAGGATCTGGGGATTCCGGCGGGCGCGGGGCGCGAAGGGCTGTCCCATGCGATGCAGGCGGTCGTGCTGGCGGCGCGGGCGGCGGGCATTGCGGTGTTCGACGGCGTGTTCAACCGGCTGGAGGACGAGGCGGGGCTGGAGGCGGAATGCGCGCAGGGGCATGCGCTCGGCTTCGACGGCAAGACGCTGATCCACCCGAGCCAGGTGCCCGTGGCGAACCAGGTGTTCGGGCCGGACATGCAGGCGGTGGCGGACGCGCGACGGCTGATCGAGGCGGCGACCGGCGGGGCGGAACGCTATGAGGGGCGGATGATCGAGACGATGCATGTCGAGGAAGCGCGGGCGCTGATCGCGCGGGCGGAGGCGGTGGGAGAGTAG
- a CDS encoding TonB-dependent receptor plug domain-containing protein — MVRTAAAARRLLAASALSTLFVLPAMAQDATPADDGETIVVTGSRIQRSDYNIANPLVTVTAETLEQSGNVQIIDTLAQNPALINSLGGARTSGSNSDFGAVGVALLDLRGLGENRTLVLVNGRRHVASLSGSAAVDINTIPNDLIEGIDVLTGGASAIYGADGVSGVVNFRLKRDFDGFKASGQVGISSRGDAGQRYGSLTYGKNFSDGRGNIALSYEFREQDRLSSFNRSRTGNPLNTYGIVRDPSDIPDDPNVPDRRPFNNLRYADSSLGGAIDVDLDGIPDFTGEGKVYDRGLLLPSSGGLTQGGDSTPLAGYQGDLQAYNRVHNFNLLSHYDFSDAVKFFFEAKYVKNKTFTLAQPSFDFFTYLTPDNAYLQDQFGALAPDGALVSRDNFDMGVRGERNERETMRFVGGFEGAISDHARYELSYTFGQTKSKVLLTDYRIGDRYWAAIDAVRDPATGQIVCRSDLDPTANINPDNYDAPATTFTPGAGSGCRPLNLLGNGAPSQAALDWVNADILNRAKIQQHVVSGSISGDFGQFFELPGGPIGFALGGEYRKEKSSFLPDELLQQGALQDFSLQLPEKGSFDVKEIFGELSVPVLKDMPFAHTLSFGAAVRLSDYSTVGKTTTWKVDGTYAPIPDITFRGTLSEAVRAPNITELFAPRNGGFSFIGDPCDPVYIGEGTQYRAANCQASLTAAGLTPDQIAAFNPENDPTATVSLPGNSGGNRNLREETARTWTAGTVLRPRFIPGLIASFDWYDIKIKNAINTPTAEELAGLCVDQPTLDNVYCQNITRANGTGYISGYFVQPQNVANFKTAGADIKLNYSFDTAKAGAFSISLVGGYLDKLQFIATPGAEVNVDRLEAYFPKWNATGDITWKLDKLTVNYGVSWFSKTRRYTTEQLDANPDIAAPKYQWYKEKWQHDLYLAYDVDERFRFYVGANNLFDQQPSIASSNYPISYVGRYMYAGAKITM, encoded by the coding sequence ATGGTTCGCACCGCAGCAGCGGCGCGCCGGCTCCTTGCAGCCAGCGCGCTTTCTACCCTGTTCGTTCTGCCGGCGATGGCGCAGGACGCTACGCCGGCCGATGACGGCGAGACGATCGTCGTGACCGGCAGCCGCATCCAGCGTAGCGACTATAATATCGCCAACCCGCTGGTGACGGTGACCGCCGAGACGCTGGAACAGTCGGGCAACGTCCAGATCATCGATACGCTGGCGCAGAACCCGGCGCTGATCAATTCGCTCGGCGGCGCGCGGACGTCCGGCTCCAACAGCGATTTCGGCGCGGTCGGCGTCGCGTTGCTCGATCTGCGCGGGCTGGGCGAGAACCGGACTCTGGTGCTGGTCAATGGCCGCCGCCATGTGGCGAGCCTGTCGGGATCGGCCGCGGTCGACATCAACACCATTCCCAACGATCTGATCGAAGGCATCGACGTGTTGACCGGCGGCGCATCGGCCATCTACGGCGCGGACGGCGTTTCGGGCGTGGTCAATTTCCGTCTGAAGCGTGATTTCGACGGTTTCAAGGCGAGCGGCCAGGTCGGCATTTCCAGCCGGGGCGATGCGGGCCAGCGCTATGGGTCGCTGACCTATGGCAAGAATTTCAGCGACGGCCGCGGCAATATCGCCCTGTCCTACGAATTTCGTGAGCAGGACCGGCTGAGCAGCTTCAATCGTAGCCGTACCGGCAATCCGCTGAACACCTATGGCATCGTGCGTGATCCGTCGGATATTCCCGACGATCCCAACGTCCCCGACCGCCGGCCGTTCAATAATCTGCGCTATGCCGACAGCTCGCTGGGTGGGGCGATCGACGTTGATCTCGACGGCATTCCCGACTTCACCGGCGAGGGCAAGGTCTATGATCGTGGCCTGTTGCTGCCGTCTTCGGGCGGCCTGACACAGGGCGGCGACAGTACGCCGCTGGCCGGCTATCAGGGCGATCTGCAGGCCTATAACCGCGTGCACAATTTCAACCTGCTGTCGCATTATGATTTCAGCGACGCGGTGAAATTCTTCTTCGAAGCCAAATATGTGAAGAACAAGACGTTCACGCTGGCGCAGCCCTCGTTCGACTTCTTCACGTATCTGACGCCCGACAACGCCTATCTGCAGGACCAGTTCGGTGCGCTCGCGCCAGACGGTGCGCTGGTGTCGCGCGACAATTTCGACATGGGCGTACGCGGGGAGCGCAACGAGCGCGAAACGATGCGCTTCGTCGGCGGCTTCGAGGGGGCGATTTCCGATCATGCCCGCTACGAGCTGTCCTATACGTTCGGCCAGACCAAGTCGAAGGTGCTGCTGACCGACTATCGCATCGGCGATCGATACTGGGCGGCGATCGACGCAGTACGCGATCCGGCGACGGGCCAGATCGTCTGCCGGTCGGACCTTGACCCCACGGCAAACATTAATCCCGACAATTATGACGCGCCGGCCACCACCTTCACCCCCGGCGCAGGAAGCGGCTGCCGTCCGCTCAACCTGTTGGGCAATGGCGCGCCGAGCCAGGCAGCGCTCGACTGGGTAAATGCGGATATTTTGAATCGCGCCAAGATCCAGCAGCATGTCGTGTCGGGGTCGATCTCCGGCGATTTCGGCCAGTTCTTCGAACTGCCGGGTGGTCCGATCGGCTTTGCGTTGGGTGGCGAATATCGCAAGGAAAAGAGCAGCTTCCTGCCCGACGAACTGTTGCAGCAGGGCGCTTTGCAGGATTTCTCGCTCCAGTTGCCGGAAAAGGGCAGCTTCGACGTGAAGGAAATCTTCGGCGAGTTGTCGGTGCCGGTGCTCAAGGACATGCCCTTCGCCCATACGCTGTCGTTCGGCGCGGCGGTGCGCCTGTCGGATTATTCGACCGTCGGCAAGACCACGACCTGGAAGGTGGACGGCACCTATGCGCCGATCCCCGATATCACCTTCCGCGGCACATTGTCCGAAGCGGTGCGAGCGCCTAACATCACCGAACTGTTTGCCCCCCGCAATGGCGGCTTCTCTTTCATCGGTGATCCCTGCGATCCGGTCTATATCGGTGAAGGCACGCAATATCGCGCCGCCAATTGTCAGGCCTCGCTGACGGCGGCCGGTCTGACGCCGGACCAGATCGCGGCCTTCAACCCTGAAAATGACCCGACGGCGACGGTCAGCCTGCCGGGCAATTCGGGCGGCAACCGCAATCTGAGGGAGGAAACGGCCCGAACCTGGACGGCCGGCACCGTCCTGCGCCCGCGCTTCATTCCCGGCCTGATCGCGTCGTTCGACTGGTATGACATCAAGATCAAGAATGCGATCAATACGCCGACGGCGGAAGAACTGGCCGGCCTGTGCGTCGATCAGCCGACGCTCGACAATGTCTATTGCCAGAATATCACCCGCGCCAATGGCACCGGCTACATCTCCGGCTATTTCGTCCAGCCGCAGAATGTCGCCAATTTCAAGACGGCGGGCGCAGACATCAAGCTGAACTACAGCTTCGACACCGCCAAGGCGGGGGCATTCAGCATCTCGCTTGTCGGTGGCTATCTCGACAAGCTGCAGTTCATCGCGACGCCGGGCGCAGAGGTCAATGTCGATCGTCTGGAAGCCTATTTCCCCAAATGGAACGCCACTGGCGACATCACCTGGAAGCTCGACAAGCTGACCGTCAACTATGGCGTCAGCTGGTTCAGCAAGACGCGACGCTATACGACCGAGCAGTTGGACGCCAATCCGGATATAGCTGCGCCGAAATATCAGTGGTACAAGGAAAAGTGGCAGCACGACCTGTACCTCGCCTATGATGTGGACGAGCGGTTCCGCTTCTATGTCGGTGCGAACAACCTGTTCGACCAGCAGCCCTCGATCGCCTCATCCAACTATCCGATCAGCTATGTCGGCCGCTATATGTATGCGGGCGCCAAGATCACGATGTGA
- a CDS encoding YdeI/OmpD-associated family protein translates to MSDAQSHIDAYIARQADFARPILTHIRALMRAASPDIGEAIKWGMPFFTYKGQNLANMAAFKGHAAFGFWHDKVARDGASDEAMGQFGKIATLADLPPDAEIATLIASAMALIDAGDKPRSGPKPPKPPLPIPPAFQVALDADPAALAVWSAFPPGKIRDYCEWIGEAKSDATRDKRIATALEWIAQGKGRNWKYEKR, encoded by the coding sequence ATGAGCGACGCACAGTCCCACATCGACGCCTATATCGCCCGTCAGGCCGATTTTGCCCGGCCGATTCTGACCCATATCCGCGCGCTGATGCGCGCCGCCTCGCCCGACATCGGCGAAGCGATCAAATGGGGCATGCCCTTCTTCACCTATAAGGGCCAGAATCTCGCCAATATGGCCGCGTTCAAGGGCCATGCCGCCTTCGGCTTCTGGCATGACAAGGTCGCCCGCGACGGTGCCAGCGACGAGGCGATGGGCCAGTTCGGCAAGATCGCAACCCTGGCCGACCTGCCCCCGGACGCCGAAATCGCCACGCTGATCGCCAGCGCCATGGCCCTGATCGACGCCGGCGACAAACCCCGCTCCGGTCCCAAGCCGCCCAAGCCCCCGCTCCCCATTCCCCCCGCCTTCCAGGTCGCGCTCGACGCCGATCCGGCGGCGCTGGCCGTCTGGTCCGCCTTCCCGCCCGGCAAGATCCGCGACTATTGCGAATGGATCGGCGAAGCGAAGAGCGACGCCACGCGCGACAAGCGCATCGCCACCGCCCTCGAATGGATCGCGCAGGGCAAGGGCCGCAACTGGAAATATGAAAAGCGCTGA
- the ubiG gene encoding bifunctional 2-polyprenyl-6-hydroxyphenol methylase/3-demethylubiquinol 3-O-methyltransferase UbiG, translated as MTETTATIDPREAAHFGTMAADWWNPDGSSAMLHKLNPVRLRYIRAAIDRHWPGDAHGFRPLAGKRALDVGCGAGLLAEPLARLGATVTGLDAAPENIAAAQAHAAAQGLPIDYRATPVETMPESGFDLVTSMEVIEHVADPAAFIRALAAKLAPGGVMILSTPNRTPLSRLAMITIGESIGGIPRGTHDWHKFLTPDELTALLEQAGLDVTDSSGLGFDPGRGFTLSANKAIDYFLTARHRDD; from the coding sequence ATGACCGAAACCACCGCCACGATCGATCCCAGGGAAGCCGCCCATTTCGGCACCATGGCCGCCGACTGGTGGAATCCCGATGGCTCCAGCGCCATGCTGCACAAGCTCAACCCCGTGCGCCTGCGCTATATCCGCGCCGCGATCGACCGCCACTGGCCGGGTGACGCGCACGGCTTCCGCCCGCTCGCCGGCAAGCGCGCGCTGGACGTCGGCTGCGGCGCCGGCCTCCTTGCCGAACCGCTCGCCCGCCTGGGCGCAACCGTCACCGGCCTCGACGCCGCACCGGAGAATATCGCCGCGGCGCAGGCCCATGCCGCAGCGCAGGGGCTACCCATCGACTATCGCGCCACTCCGGTAGAGACGATGCCCGAGTCAGGCTTCGACCTCGTCACCTCGATGGAGGTGATCGAGCATGTCGCCGATCCCGCCGCCTTCATCCGCGCGCTCGCGGCCAAACTCGCGCCCGGCGGCGTCATGATCCTCTCCACCCCCAACCGCACCCCCCTCTCCCGCCTCGCCATGATTACGATCGGCGAAAGCATCGGCGGCATCCCCAGGGGCACGCATGACTGGCATAAATTCCTGACGCCCGACGAACTGACGGCCCTGCTGGAACAGGCCGGACTGGACGTGACAGACAGCAGCGGACTCGGCTTCGATCCCGGTCGCGGTTTCACCCTGTCGGCCAACAAGGCGATCGATTATTTCCTGACGGCGCGGCACCGGGACGACTGA
- a CDS encoding aspartate kinase, with product MARIVMKFGGTSMAGMERIRNVAARVKHVVSQGHEVAVVVSAMAGETDRLVGFCKEASALYDPAEYDVVVAAGEQITSGLLAMTLKAMDVDARSWLGWQLPIRTIEAHAKARVSDIDTLDLLASMRSGTVAVIPGFQGMMADGRVSTLGRGGSDTSAVAVAAAIKADRCDIYTDVDGVYTTDPRIVARARKLDLVTYEEMLELASVGAKVLQTRSVGLAMKEGVVVQVLSSFDDPTQQDLPGTLIVSDAELEAKLKEDKMERQLITGIAHDKNEAKIIVTRVPDKPGAVANIFTPLADAAINVDMIIQNDSKDNEETDVTFTVPRADLARSVDILEANKDAIGFRRIITDTEVAKISVVGVGMRSHAGVAATMFKTLAERGINIEAISTSEIKVSVLIDEDETELAVRVLHTAYGLDAPVA from the coding sequence ATGGCGCGCATCGTGATGAAATTCGGCGGCACCTCCATGGCGGGGATGGAGCGGATTCGCAACGTGGCGGCGCGCGTCAAACATGTCGTGAGCCAGGGCCATGAAGTCGCTGTCGTCGTATCCGCCATGGCGGGCGAGACGGACCGGCTGGTGGGCTTCTGCAAGGAAGCGTCCGCCCTGTACGATCCGGCCGAATATGATGTCGTGGTCGCCGCGGGCGAGCAGATCACCAGCGGGCTGCTGGCGATGACATTGAAAGCCATGGACGTCGATGCGCGGAGCTGGCTGGGCTGGCAATTGCCGATCCGCACGATCGAGGCCCATGCCAAGGCGCGGGTCAGCGATATCGACACGCTGGACCTGCTGGCGTCGATGCGGTCGGGCACGGTTGCGGTGATCCCCGGTTTCCAGGGCATGATGGCCGACGGCCGGGTGTCGACGCTGGGCCGGGGCGGGTCGGACACGTCGGCGGTCGCGGTGGCCGCTGCGATCAAGGCCGATCGTTGCGACATCTATACCGACGTCGACGGCGTCTATACGACGGACCCGCGGATCGTGGCGCGTGCGCGCAAGCTGGACCTCGTCACCTATGAGGAAATGCTGGAACTGGCCTCGGTCGGCGCCAAGGTGTTGCAGACCCGGTCGGTCGGCCTCGCCATGAAGGAGGGCGTGGTGGTGCAGGTGCTGTCGTCCTTCGACGATCCCACGCAGCAGGATTTGCCCGGCACGCTGATCGTCAGCGACGCGGAACTGGAAGCCAAGCTCAAGGAAGACAAGATGGAACGTCAGCTCATCACCGGCATCGCCCATGACAAGAATGAGGCGAAGATCATCGTGACGCGCGTGCCCGACAAACCCGGTGCGGTCGCCAACATCTTCACCCCGCTGGCCGATGCGGCGATCAATGTCGACATGATCATCCAGAATGACAGCAAGGACAATGAAGAGACGGACGTCACCTTCACCGTCCCGCGCGCCGACCTGGCCCGCAGCGTCGACATATTGGAAGCGAACAAGGACGCGATCGGTTTCCGCCGGATCATCACCGACACCGAAGTCGCCAAGATCAGCGTCGTGGGTGTGGGGATGCGCAGCCATGCGGGCGTCGCGGCGACCATGTTCAAGACCCTGGCCGAACGCGGCATCAACATCGAGGCGATCTCCACCAGCGAGATCAAGGTTTCGGTGCTGATCGACGAGGATGAGACGGAACTGGCGGTGCGGGTGTTGCACACGGCCTATGGCCTGGACGCGCCTGTGGCATAA
- a CDS encoding NAD(P)H-dependent flavin oxidoreductase, giving the protein MTHAKLTSLMARGAAFFGCESAILCGAMSWVSERNLVSAISNAGGFGVIACGAMTPELLDAEIAATRALTDKPFGVNLITMHPMLFDLIDICAKHDVTHIVLAGGLPPKGSIEAIKAKGAKLICFAPALSLAKKLVRSGVDALVVEGMEAGGHIGPVATSVLAQEILPEMAAQVPVFVAGGIGRGEAIAAYLEMGAAGVQLGTRFACATESIAHPNFKKAFFRASARDAIASVQIDPRLPVIPVRSLKNAGMENFTAKQREVANLLDEGAVDMLEAQLQIEHYWAGALRRAVIDGDVEGGSLMAGQSVGMVTKEEPVAEIIAQLMDQAAAALERRVA; this is encoded by the coding sequence ATGACCCACGCCAAGCTTACGTCCCTGATGGCCCGCGGCGCCGCCTTTTTCGGGTGCGAGAGCGCGATCCTGTGCGGGGCGATGAGCTGGGTCAGTGAACGCAACCTGGTGTCGGCCATCTCCAATGCCGGCGGGTTCGGCGTGATCGCGTGCGGCGCGATGACGCCCGAACTGCTCGACGCGGAGATTGCCGCGACCAGGGCGCTGACCGACAAGCCGTTCGGCGTGAACCTGATCACCATGCATCCGATGCTGTTCGACCTGATCGATATTTGCGCGAAGCATGACGTTACCCATATCGTGCTGGCGGGCGGCCTGCCGCCCAAGGGCAGCATCGAGGCGATCAAGGCCAAGGGCGCGAAGCTGATCTGCTTCGCCCCGGCGCTGAGCCTGGCGAAGAAGCTGGTGCGGTCGGGTGTCGATGCGCTGGTGGTCGAGGGGATGGAAGCGGGCGGCCATATCGGGCCGGTGGCGACCAGCGTGCTGGCGCAGGAAATATTGCCGGAGATGGCCGCCCAAGTGCCGGTGTTCGTCGCCGGTGGCATCGGCCGGGGCGAGGCGATCGCCGCCTATCTGGAAATGGGCGCGGCCGGCGTGCAACTGGGCACCCGCTTCGCCTGCGCGACCGAGAGCATCGCGCATCCGAACTTCAAGAAAGCCTTTTTCCGTGCGTCGGCGCGAGACGCGATCGCCAGCGTGCAGATCGACCCGCGCCTGCCGGTCATTCCGGTGCGCTCGCTGAAAAATGCGGGGATGGAGAATTTTACCGCCAAGCAGCGCGAAGTCGCCAATCTGCTGGATGAAGGTGCGGTCGATATGCTGGAGGCCCAGTTGCAGATCGAACATTATTGGGCGGGCGCGCTGCGCCGCGCGGTGATCGACGGCGATGTCGAGGGCGGGTCGCTGATGGCGGGCCAATCGGTCGGCATGGTGACGAAGGAAGAGCCGGTCGCGGAGATCATCGCGCAGTTGATGGATCAGGCCGCCGCCGCGCTGGAGCGGCGAGTCGCCTGA
- a CDS encoding winged helix-turn-helix transcriptional regulator, whose translation MANPLQNRFHADDIAQAEHYLATEPPAEIDPRVERLVNELIGRIADKWTLLVLELLEEKGTLRFTAIGRQVDGISQKMLTQTLRQMERDGLLTRTVHPVVPPRVDYALTPLGNSLSAAFCGVWMWAERHLDTVEAARASFDARD comes from the coding sequence ATGGCAAATCCGCTCCAGAACCGTTTCCACGCAGACGATATCGCGCAGGCGGAACACTATCTTGCGACCGAACCGCCCGCCGAGATCGACCCCAGGGTGGAGCGACTCGTCAACGAGCTGATCGGTCGCATCGCCGACAAATGGACGCTGCTGGTGCTGGAACTGCTGGAGGAAAAGGGCACGCTGCGCTTCACCGCCATCGGCCGGCAGGTGGACGGCATCAGCCAGAAGATGCTGACCCAGACGCTGCGCCAGATGGAGCGCGACGGCCTGCTCACCCGCACCGTCCATCCGGTGGTGCCGCCGCGCGTCGATTATGCGCTGACCCCGCTCGGCAACAGCCTAAGCGCCGCCTTTTGCGGCGTCTGGATGTGGGCCGAACGCCATCTCGACACGGTCGAAGCCGCGCGCGCCAGCTTCGACGCGCGCGACTGA
- a CDS encoding SDR family oxidoreductase → MQSTGNTILITGGGSGLGAALAHEFHIAGNQVIIAGRRQAALDAVVADNPGMAAMVLDMTDAAAIVTFAQKLVADFPALNAVLLNAGIMVAEDKIDLATAEATIATNLLGPIRLAHALLPHLEAQPASTILTVSSGLAFVPLAATPTYSATKAAIHGWSLAMRAQLQATSVELIEIVPPGVQTDLMPGHADNDQMMPLADFIAETMGLLRQQPALAEIHVERVKFLSEATQRGEFAQVFGMLNGGIEPTRRR, encoded by the coding sequence ATGCAATCGACAGGCAACACCATCCTCATCACCGGCGGCGGTTCGGGCCTTGGCGCGGCGCTGGCGCATGAATTTCACATAGCGGGCAACCAGGTGATTATCGCCGGGCGGCGGCAGGCGGCGCTGGACGCGGTCGTGGCCGACAATCCCGGCATGGCCGCGATGGTGCTGGACATGACGGATGCGGCCGCGATCGTCACCTTTGCGCAGAAGCTGGTGGCGGACTTCCCGGCCCTGAACGCCGTGCTGCTCAACGCCGGGATCATGGTGGCGGAGGACAAGATCGATCTGGCCACGGCCGAAGCGACGATCGCCACCAATTTGCTCGGCCCGATCCGGCTCGCCCATGCGCTGCTGCCGCATCTGGAGGCGCAGCCGGCCTCGACGATCCTGACCGTGTCGTCGGGCCTTGCCTTCGTGCCACTGGCGGCGACGCCGACCTACAGCGCGACCAAGGCGGCGATTCATGGCTGGTCGCTGGCGATGCGCGCGCAGTTGCAGGCGACCAGCGTCGAGCTGATCGAGATCGTGCCGCCCGGCGTGCAGACCGACCTGATGCCCGGCCATGCGGACAATGACCAGATGATGCCGCTGGCCGACTTTATTGCAGAGACGATGGGGTTGCTGCGGCAGCAGCCGGCGCTGGCGGAAATCCATGTCGAGCGGGTGAAGTTCCTGAGCGAAGCGACGCAGCGCGGCGAGTTTGCGCAGGTGTTCGGGATGTTGAACGGGGGCATTGAGCCGACACGGCGGCGATAG
- a CDS encoding DMT family transporter gives MAWIALFFAGLLEIVWAFAMKQSHGFSRLVPSLITLGAMVASFGLLSLAMRSLPLGTAYMIWTGIGALGAFAVGAAFLGEAVSPMRLVAAGLILTGLVMMKLTAQS, from the coding sequence ATGGCCTGGATTGCGTTGTTTTTTGCCGGTCTGCTGGAAATCGTCTGGGCCTTTGCGATGAAGCAGTCGCATGGGTTCAGCCGGCTTGTGCCCAGCCTCATCACATTGGGCGCGATGGTCGCCAGTTTCGGGTTGCTGTCGCTGGCGATGCGCAGCCTGCCGCTGGGGACGGCCTATATGATCTGGACCGGGATCGGCGCGCTGGGCGCCTTTGCGGTCGGCGCGGCCTTTCTGGGCGAGGCGGTCAGCCCGATGCGGCTGGTCGCGGCGGGCCTGATCCTGACCGGGCTGGTCATGATGAAGCTGACCGCCCAGAGCTGA
- a CDS encoding winged helix-turn-helix transcriptional regulator → MSQKRAYQDGCAVAHALDMIGDRWAMPIMRELMLGPKRFTDLRAGLPGISANVLTQRLEDLEAASILIRRRLPPPAASQIYDLTDWGRESEILFQVLGRWACRSPTMEPGKPMSQVSVILSMRTMIDRSRLGDLDATIGFRFGEEEFRAILKDGDCLIDRGAAAGADAIISGDQNALVAVLYGGASYADMAGALSVEGDRALADRFATLFPLPPKAPDMVNAP, encoded by the coding sequence ATGAGTCAGAAACGTGCCTATCAGGACGGATGCGCCGTCGCCCACGCCCTCGACATGATCGGCGATCGCTGGGCGATGCCGATCATGCGCGAACTGATGCTCGGTCCCAAGCGCTTCACCGACCTGCGCGCCGGGCTGCCCGGAATCAGCGCCAACGTGCTCACGCAAAGGCTCGAGGATCTGGAAGCGGCGAGCATCCTGATCCGTCGCCGCCTGCCCCCGCCCGCCGCCAGCCAGATTTACGATCTGACCGACTGGGGCCGCGAGTCGGAAATCCTGTTTCAGGTGCTGGGCCGCTGGGCCTGCCGCTCGCCCACGATGGAGCCGGGCAAGCCGATGAGCCAGGTGTCGGTGATCCTGTCGATGCGCACCATGATCGACCGCAGCCGCCTCGGCGACCTGGACGCGACGATCGGCTTCCGCTTCGGCGAGGAGGAGTTTCGCGCCATCCTGAAGGACGGCGATTGCCTCATCGACCGCGGCGCGGCGGCGGGCGCGGACGCCATCATCAGCGGCGACCAGAATGCGCTGGTCGCGGTCCTCTATGGCGGCGCAAGCTATGCGGACATGGCGGGCGCGCTGAGCGTCGAGGGCGACCGGGCGCTCGCCGACCGCTTCGCCACCCTCTTCCCCCTGCCCCCCAAGGCGCCCGACATGGTCAACGCCCCCTGA
- a CDS encoding VOC family protein, which yields MANTPAPKMIFVNLPVSDLAASVAFYEAVGAVPNMDFADDSAQMLSFSETIHVMLLNHERFASFTTRAIPNAHDTAQVLLCLSETSRDAVDATVDKALAAGGTEPNPKQDHGFMYGRDFADPDGHIWEVAWMDMEAALASKQQPADA from the coding sequence ATGGCGAACACCCCCGCTCCGAAGATGATTTTCGTCAATCTGCCCGTCAGCGACCTCGCGGCGTCGGTCGCCTTCTATGAAGCGGTAGGCGCTGTGCCGAACATGGATTTCGCCGACGACAGCGCGCAGATGCTGAGTTTTTCCGAGACCATCCATGTGATGCTGCTGAACCATGAGCGGTTTGCCAGCTTCACCACGCGCGCCATCCCCAATGCCCATGACACCGCGCAGGTGCTGCTGTGTCTGAGCGAAACCAGCCGCGATGCCGTCGACGCGACGGTGGACAAGGCGCTGGCGGCGGGGGGCACGGAGCCGAACCCGAAGCAGGATCATGGCTTCATGTATGGCCGCGACTTCGCCGATCCGGACGGCCATATCTGGGAAGTGGCCTGGATGGACATGGAGGCGGCGCTCGCATCCAAACAGCAACCCGCCGACGCCTGA
- a CDS encoding DUF1428 domain-containing protein, with amino-acid sequence MAYMDGFVIPVPKGNKERYREVAAYAAPIFIEYGATRVVECWGNDIKPGKTNDFRTAVIAEEGEEVVFSWIEWPDKATRDAGAEKVMKDERMQPKEGEDMPFIGARLIYGGFEVLLDAKG; translated from the coding sequence ATGGCCTATATGGACGGCTTCGTGATCCCGGTGCCCAAGGGCAATAAGGAACGCTATCGCGAGGTTGCGGCCTATGCCGCGCCGATCTTCATCGAATATGGCGCGACCCGCGTGGTCGAATGCTGGGGCAATGACATCAAGCCGGGCAAGACCAACGACTTCCGCACCGCCGTGATCGCGGAAGAGGGAGAGGAAGTGGTCTTTTCCTGGATCGAATGGCCCGACAAGGCGACCCGCGACGCCGGCGCCGAAAAAGTCATGAAAGATGAACGCATGCAGCCGAAAGAGGGCGAGGACATGCCCTTCATCGGCGCGCGGCTGATCTATGGCGGGTTTGAGGTGTTGCTGGACGCAAAGGGTTAG